From the genome of Populus alba chromosome 10, ASM523922v2, whole genome shotgun sequence, one region includes:
- the LOC118061556 gene encoding cellulose synthase-like protein G1, whose amino-acid sequence MKSLPLHACTPSISSAIINRSYSLLHFTALVALFYYRLSSFLSSKPKPSLPYLLVFASEMLLSIIWLFDQAYTWRPVSRTTFPERLPEDEELPGIDVFICTADHKKEPPLEVMNTVLSAMALDYPPDKLSVYLSDDGGSSLTLQGMREAWLFARSWLPFCRRFGIKIRCPKVYFSSLEDNYSGPLHSLEYEEEKEKIKGKYELFKERVNKAGEIIGSEEATSSKDHPPVIEVIDDGPENEAGIRQAKMPLLVYVSREKRPSHSHHFKAGALNVLLRVSGIITNSPYILVLDCDMYCNDPTSARQAMCFHLDPAISPSLAFIQFPQKFHNINKNDIYDGQLRKIFVIRWPGIDGLQGPVLSGTGFYMKREALYGNLSEKDVMRLKQSFGHSNEFIMSIHKIYQYSSIKNTESSSKLQQEAQFLSSCTYEKNTLWGEQMGFLYHSVVEDYFTGFILHCKGKTSVFCNPSKPAFLGSSTTNLNDLLVQGTRWNSGLFEVTLSKFCPFIYGLSRMPLLQTMCYGYLALQPLYFLPLWCLATLPQLCLLNGIPIYPQVSSSWFMVFSFIFLASLLKHLEEILSTGASIQTLLNEQRVWMMKSVTAYTFGSLDAIMKCFGMREASFLPTNKVADDEQVALYQMGKLNFQASTMILTPIITLIILNMVSFIGGVARMFIAGSWNETFGQVFLSLYILMVNYPVIEGMLLRKDKGRVPTPVTLLSLVITIFLLCLGHMTLRW is encoded by the exons ATGAAGTCTCTTCCACTCCATGCCTGCACTCCTAGCATATCCTCTGCCATTATCAACCGCTCATATTCTCTCCTTCATTTCACAGCCTTAGTAGCCTTGTTCTATTACAGACTCTCTTCTTTTCTATCATCAAAACCAAAACCTTCACTTCCTTATCTTCTAGTCTTTGCCTCTGAGATGCTGCTATCTATCATATGGCTTTTTGACCAAGCTTATACGTGGAGGCCAGTTTCTCGAACAACTTTCCCGGAAAGATTGCCAGAGGATGAAGAGCTTCCTGGTATTGATGTGTTCATATGCACTGCAGACCACAAGAAGGAACCACCTCTGGAGGTAATGAACACTGTTTTGTCAGCTATGGCACTGGATTATCCACCCGATAAGCTTTCTGTGTATCTTTCGGATGATGGGGGCTCATCTTTAACATTACAAGGCATGAGAGAGGCTTGGTTGTTTGCCAGGTCCTGGCTTCCTTTTTGTAGAAGGTTTGGAATCAAGATTAGGTGTCCGAaggtttatttttcaagtttggaAGACAATTATTCTGGTCCCCTTCATTCTCTGGAATACGAGGAGGAAAAGGAGAAGATCAag GGAAAATACGAGCTTTTCAAAGAACGTGTCAATAAAGCAGGAGAAATTATTGGAAGTGAAGAGGCCACAAGCAGCAAAGATCATCCTCCGGTAATCGAG GTGATAGATGATGGACCTGAAAATGAAGCTGGAATAAGACAAGCTAAAATGCCTCTTCTTGTCTACGTTTCTCGTGAGAAAAGGCCTTCTCATTCTCATCATTTCAAAGCTGGAGCACTAAATGTTCTT CTTAGGGTCTCTGGTATCATCACCAACTCGCCTTACATATTGGTACTGGATTGTGACATGTACTGTAATGACCCAACATCTGCAAGGCAAGCAATGTGTTTCCACCTTGATCCAGCAATTTCTCCCTCGCTGGCTTTCATTCAATTCCCTCAGAAATTTCATAACATCAACAAGAATGACATCTATGATGGGCAGCTGAGAAAAATATTCGTG ATAAGGTGGCCAGGAATTGACGGGCTTCAAGGACCAGTTCTGTCTGGCACTGGATTTTACATGAAGAGAGAAGCATTGTATGGCAATCTTTCAGAGAAAG ATGTCATGCGTCTAAAGCAATCTTTTGGACATTCGAATGAGTTTATCATGTCGATTCACAAAATCTATCAATATAGCTCCATCAAGAATACAGAATCATCAAGCAAACTCCAACAAGAGGCCCAATTTTTATCCTCTTGCACCTATGAGAAAAACACTCTATGGGGTGAACAG ATGGGTTTCTTGTATCATTCTGTGGTAGAGGATTATTTTACTGGGTTCATCTTGCATTGCAAAGGGAAAACTTCTGTTTTTTGTAATCCTTCAAAGCCAGCATTCTTGGGCAGCTCTACCACAAATTTGAATGACTTGCTAGTTCAAGGAACGAGATGGAACTCTGGGTTGTTCGAAGTTACCCTCTCAAAGTTCTGCCCTTTCATTTATGGCCTATCGAGAATGCCATTACTTCAAACCATGTGCTATGGCTACCTTGCACTTCAGCCTCTCTATTTCTTGCCCTTGTGGTGTTTAGCTACGCTGCCTCAACTTTGTCTCCTTAATGGCATCCCCATATACCCTCAG GTCTCATCTTCATGGTTTATGGTCTTTTCGTTCATTTTTCTAGCTTCTCTCTTGAAACATTTGGAAGAGATCCTATCCACAGGAGCCTCGATCCAGACCTTGTTAAATGAGCAGCGCGTTTGGATGATGAAGTCAGTTACCGCCTACACATTTGGTAGTTTAGATGCTATCATGAAATGCTTTGGCATGAGAGAAGCCAGTTTCCTGCCAACAAACAAAGTAGCCGATGATGAACAAGTTGCATTATATCAAATGGGAAAACTGAATTTCCAAGCATCAACAATGATACTTACTCCAATTATTACACTAATCATTCTGAACATGGTTTCCTTTATTGGAGGAGTAGCTAGGATGTTCATTGCAGGAAGTTGGAATGAGACATTTGGGCAGGTATTCCTATCGCTTTACATATTGATGGTAAACTACCCTGTAATTGAAGGAATGTTACTGAGGAAGGATAAAGGACGTGTTCCAACTCCAGTCACCTTGTTGTCTCTTGTAATCACCATTTTCTTGCTGTGCTTGGGACATATGACTCTGAGGTGGTAA
- the LOC118061555 gene encoding cellulose synthase-like protein G2 isoform X1 produces the protein MEISPPLHLCHVSKTSIFINRLHGLLHSIAIAFLIYYRAFFLFQEPQTKATVPMLLWLLVFVAELLLSFIWLIGQAYGWHPVSRTVFPERLPEDDKLPAIDVFICTVDPDKEPTLEVMNTVLSAMALDYPAEKLNLYLSDDGGAAVTLHGMKEAWRFAKSWLPFCKKYGIKTRCPKAYFSATSKDDDSFGSSNEFMADRQIIQEKYEDFKERVMRFREDFVLEETKSDITGRDHPALVEVIQDNSNEEAPKDEANKMPLLVYVSREKRPSHPHHFKAGALNVLLRVSGVISNSPHILVLDCDMYCNDPTSARQAMCFFFDPNISSSLAFVQFPQRFHNISKHDIYDSQLRSTFGILWQGLDGLKGPVLSGTGFYIKRNSLYGDSMLKGCNLPELRDTFGLSNEFVNSIRQNYKAKPMSYGSVSSMLLHEIRILASCDYPRHTKWGEEVGFLYHSVAEDFFTGFILHCKGWLSVYLNPSRPQFLGTSITNLNDLLIQGTRWSSGVVEVGLSKFCPLVYGTLRMSFLESLCYAEISLFPLFYCLPLWCFATIPQLCLLNGIPLYPKVSSSFFIVFSFIFLSAVSKHLYEVLKSGGSINTLVYEQRLWMMKSVSTHTYGSLDAVMKRIGVKEASFLPTNKAADEEKFKLYQMGKFDFKTSSMLLVPMVTVIILNMASFVLGVIRIIIAGNWDSMVVQVFLSSYILVMNSAIIEGMTIRKDKGCIPLSVTVLSTVFSIIFLCLGSFFLMY, from the exons ATGGAGATCTCTCCACCCCTCCATTTATGCCATGTCTCAAAGACATCAATTTTCATCAACAGATTACATGGACTCCTCCACTCTATTGCTATAGCTTTCTTGATCTACTACAgagctttttttctcttccaagaGCCCCAAACCAAAGCCACAGTTCCCATGTTACTATGGCTTCTAGTTTTTGTCGCTGAGCTGCTTCTCTCCTTTATATGGCTGATTGGCCAAGCCTATGGCTGGCATCCCGTTTCTCGAACAGTTTTCCCTGAAAGACTGCCCGAGGATGATAAACTCCCGGCCATTGATGTATTTATATGTACTGTGGATCCTGACAAGGAGCCAACCTTAGAAGTAATGAACACTGTTCTATCGGCCATGGCTTTGGATTATCCTGCAGAGAAGCTTAATTTGTACTTATCGGATGACGGTGGCGCAGCTGTTACTTTGCATGGTATGAAAGAAGCTTGGAGGTTTGCAAAATCTTGGCTACCATTTTGTAAGAAGTATGGAATCAAGACAAGATGTCCCAAGGCTTACTTTTCAGCAACATCCAAGGACGATGATAGCTTTGGAAGCTCTAATGAGTTCATGGCAGACAGGCAAATAATTCAG gaaaaatacgaggattttaaGGAACGTGTGATGAGGTTTCGAGAAGATTTCGTCTTGGAAGAGACGAAAAGTGATATTACAGGTCGAGATCATCCTGCTCTTGTTGAG GTGATACAAGATAATTCGAATGAGGAAGCTCCGAAAGATGAAGCTAATAAGATGCCCCTTCTTGTTTACGTTTCTCGTGAGAAGAGGCCTTCTCATCCTCACCATTTCAAGGCTGGAGCCCTTAACGTCCTT CTTAGGGTCTCTGGGGTGATAAGCAATTCTCCTCATATACTAGTGCTGGACTGTGACATGTATTGCAACGACCCAACTTCGGCTAGGCAAGCGATGTGTTTCTTCTTTGATCCTAATATCTCTTCCTCGCTGGCATTTGTTCAATTCCCTCAGAGGTTTCATAACATTAGCAAACATGATATCTATGACAGTCAGCTAAGATCCACTTTCGGG ATACTATGGCAAGGTTTAGATGGGCTGAAGGGACCAGTCTTGTCTGGCACTGGCTTTTATATCAAGAGGAACTCACTCTATGGCGATTCTATGCTAAAAG GTTGTAACCTTCCTGAACTTAGAGACACTTTCGGCTTATCAAATGAATTCGTAAATTCCATTCGACAAAACTACAAGGCTAAGCCGATGAGTTATGGGAGCGTTTCCAGCATGTTGCTTCATGAGATTAGAATTTTAGCCTCATGTGACTATCCAAGACACACAAAATGGGGTGAAGAG GTAGGTTTTTTGTACCATTCAGTCGCGGAAGATTTCTTCACAGGTTTCATTTTACACTGCAAAGGCTGGTTATCAGTCTATCTTAACCCATCGAGGCCGCAATTTTTGGGCACTTCTATCACAAATTTAAATGACCTACTGATTCAAGGCACCAGATGGAGCTCGGGGGTGGTTGAAGTTGGTCTTTCAAAGTTTTGCCCTCTTGTATATGGAACTTTGAGGATGTCTTTCCTTGAGAGCTTATGCTATGCAGAAATTTCACTTTTCCCTCTTTTCTACTGTTTGCCTTTATGGTGTTTTGCTACCATCCCCCAACTTTGTCTGCTAAATGGAATCCCGTTGTACCCGAAG GTTTCGAGTTCATTCTTCATtgtattttcattcattttcctATCAGCCGTATCCAAACATTTGTACGAGGTCCTCAAAAGTGGAGGGTCAATCAATACATTGGTATACGAACAAAGATTATGGATGATGAAGTCAGTTTCGACTCACACTTATGGGAGTTTGGATGCTGTCATGAAAAGGATAGGAGTAAAGGAAGCCAGTTTCTTGCCGACCAATAAGGCTGCTGATGAAGAAAAGTTCAAGCTCTACCAAATGGgtaaatttgatttcaaaacatcatCAATGTTGCTTGTTCCTATGGTTACGGTCATAATCTTGAACATGGCATCATTTGTTCTGGGAGTGATCAGAATTATCATTGCTGGCAATTGGGACAGTATGGTTGTCCAAGTTTTCCTTTCATCTTACATCTTAGTTATGAATTCTGCAATTATTGAAGGAATGACCATAAGGAAGGACAAGGGATGCATTCCATTATCAGTTACTGTGCTCTCTACTGTATTTTCGATAATTTTCTTGTGTCTGGgatctttctttttaatgtattaa
- the LOC118061555 gene encoding cellulose synthase-like protein G2 isoform X3 — MEISPPLHLCHVSKTSIFINRLHGLLHSIAIAFLIYYRAFFLFQEPQTKATVPMLLWLLVFVAELLLSFIWLIGQAYGWHPVSRTVFPERLPEDDKLPAIDVFICTVDPDKEPTLEVMNTVLSAMALDYPAEKLNLYLSDDGGAAVTLHGMKEAWRFAKSWLPFCKKYGIKTRCPKAYFSATSKDDDSFGSSNEFMADRQIIQEKYEDFKERVMRFREDFVLEETKSDITGRDHPALVEVIQDNSNEEAPKDEANKMPLLVYVSREKRPSHPHHFKAGALNVLLRVSGVISNSPHILVLDCDMYCNDPTSARQAMCFFFDPNISSSLAFVQFPQRFHNISKHDIYDSQLRSTFGILWQGLDGLKGPVLSGTGFYIKRNSLYGDSMLKGCNLPELRDTFGLSNEFVNSIRQNYKAKPMSYGSVSSMLLHEIRILASCDYPRHTKWGEEVSSSFFIVFSFIFLSAVSKHLYEVLKSGGSINTLVYEQRLWMMKSVSTHTYGSLDAVMKRIGVKEASFLPTNKAADEEKFKLYQMGKFDFKTSSMLLVPMVTVIILNMASFVLGVIRIIIAGNWDSMVVQVFLSSYILVMNSAIIEGMTIRKDKGCIPLSVTVLSTVFSIIFLCLGSFFLMY, encoded by the exons ATGGAGATCTCTCCACCCCTCCATTTATGCCATGTCTCAAAGACATCAATTTTCATCAACAGATTACATGGACTCCTCCACTCTATTGCTATAGCTTTCTTGATCTACTACAgagctttttttctcttccaagaGCCCCAAACCAAAGCCACAGTTCCCATGTTACTATGGCTTCTAGTTTTTGTCGCTGAGCTGCTTCTCTCCTTTATATGGCTGATTGGCCAAGCCTATGGCTGGCATCCCGTTTCTCGAACAGTTTTCCCTGAAAGACTGCCCGAGGATGATAAACTCCCGGCCATTGATGTATTTATATGTACTGTGGATCCTGACAAGGAGCCAACCTTAGAAGTAATGAACACTGTTCTATCGGCCATGGCTTTGGATTATCCTGCAGAGAAGCTTAATTTGTACTTATCGGATGACGGTGGCGCAGCTGTTACTTTGCATGGTATGAAAGAAGCTTGGAGGTTTGCAAAATCTTGGCTACCATTTTGTAAGAAGTATGGAATCAAGACAAGATGTCCCAAGGCTTACTTTTCAGCAACATCCAAGGACGATGATAGCTTTGGAAGCTCTAATGAGTTCATGGCAGACAGGCAAATAATTCAG gaaaaatacgaggattttaaGGAACGTGTGATGAGGTTTCGAGAAGATTTCGTCTTGGAAGAGACGAAAAGTGATATTACAGGTCGAGATCATCCTGCTCTTGTTGAG GTGATACAAGATAATTCGAATGAGGAAGCTCCGAAAGATGAAGCTAATAAGATGCCCCTTCTTGTTTACGTTTCTCGTGAGAAGAGGCCTTCTCATCCTCACCATTTCAAGGCTGGAGCCCTTAACGTCCTT CTTAGGGTCTCTGGGGTGATAAGCAATTCTCCTCATATACTAGTGCTGGACTGTGACATGTATTGCAACGACCCAACTTCGGCTAGGCAAGCGATGTGTTTCTTCTTTGATCCTAATATCTCTTCCTCGCTGGCATTTGTTCAATTCCCTCAGAGGTTTCATAACATTAGCAAACATGATATCTATGACAGTCAGCTAAGATCCACTTTCGGG ATACTATGGCAAGGTTTAGATGGGCTGAAGGGACCAGTCTTGTCTGGCACTGGCTTTTATATCAAGAGGAACTCACTCTATGGCGATTCTATGCTAAAAG GTTGTAACCTTCCTGAACTTAGAGACACTTTCGGCTTATCAAATGAATTCGTAAATTCCATTCGACAAAACTACAAGGCTAAGCCGATGAGTTATGGGAGCGTTTCCAGCATGTTGCTTCATGAGATTAGAATTTTAGCCTCATGTGACTATCCAAGACACACAAAATGGGGTGAAGAG GTTTCGAGTTCATTCTTCATtgtattttcattcattttcctATCAGCCGTATCCAAACATTTGTACGAGGTCCTCAAAAGTGGAGGGTCAATCAATACATTGGTATACGAACAAAGATTATGGATGATGAAGTCAGTTTCGACTCACACTTATGGGAGTTTGGATGCTGTCATGAAAAGGATAGGAGTAAAGGAAGCCAGTTTCTTGCCGACCAATAAGGCTGCTGATGAAGAAAAGTTCAAGCTCTACCAAATGGgtaaatttgatttcaaaacatcatCAATGTTGCTTGTTCCTATGGTTACGGTCATAATCTTGAACATGGCATCATTTGTTCTGGGAGTGATCAGAATTATCATTGCTGGCAATTGGGACAGTATGGTTGTCCAAGTTTTCCTTTCATCTTACATCTTAGTTATGAATTCTGCAATTATTGAAGGAATGACCATAAGGAAGGACAAGGGATGCATTCCATTATCAGTTACTGTGCTCTCTACTGTATTTTCGATAATTTTCTTGTGTCTGGgatctttctttttaatgtattaa
- the LOC118061555 gene encoding cellulose synthase-like protein G2 isoform X2: MEISPPLHLCHVSKTSIFINRLHGLLHSIAIAFLIYYRAFFLFQEPQTKATVPMLLWLLVFVAELLLSFIWLIGQAYGWHPVSRTVFPERLPEDDKLPAIDVFICTVDPDKEPTLEVMNTVLSAMALDYPAEKLNLYLSDDGGAAVTLHGMKEAWRFAKSWLPFCKKYGIKTRCPKAYFSATSKDDDSFGSSNEFMADRQIIQEKYEDFKERVMRFREDFVLEETKSDITGRDHPALVEVIQDNSNEEAPKDEANKMPLLVYVSREKRPSHPHHFKAGALNVLLRVSGVISNSPHILVLDCDMYCNDPTSARQAMCFFFDPNISSSLAFVQFPQRFHNISKHDIYDSQLRSTFGILWQGLDGLKGPVLSGTGFYIKRNSLYGDSMLKGCNLPELRDTFGLSNEFVNSIRQNYKAKPMSYGSVSSMLLHEIRILASCDYPRHTKWGEEACFLYHSVAEDFFTGFILHCKGWLSVYLNPSRPQFLGTSITNLNDLLIQGTRWSSGVVEVGLSKFCPLVYGTLRMSFLESLCYAEISLFPLFYCLPLWCFATIPQLCLLNGIPLYPKVSSSFFIVFSFIFLSAVSKHLYEVLKSGGSINTLVYEQRLWMMKSVSTHTYGSLDAVMKRIGVKEASFLPTNKAADEEKFKLYQMGKFDFKTSSMLLVPMVTVIILNMASFVLGVIRIIIAGNWDSMVVQVFLSSYILVMNSAIIEGMTIRKDKGCIPLSVTVLSTVFSIIFLCLGSFFLMY; the protein is encoded by the exons ATGGAGATCTCTCCACCCCTCCATTTATGCCATGTCTCAAAGACATCAATTTTCATCAACAGATTACATGGACTCCTCCACTCTATTGCTATAGCTTTCTTGATCTACTACAgagctttttttctcttccaagaGCCCCAAACCAAAGCCACAGTTCCCATGTTACTATGGCTTCTAGTTTTTGTCGCTGAGCTGCTTCTCTCCTTTATATGGCTGATTGGCCAAGCCTATGGCTGGCATCCCGTTTCTCGAACAGTTTTCCCTGAAAGACTGCCCGAGGATGATAAACTCCCGGCCATTGATGTATTTATATGTACTGTGGATCCTGACAAGGAGCCAACCTTAGAAGTAATGAACACTGTTCTATCGGCCATGGCTTTGGATTATCCTGCAGAGAAGCTTAATTTGTACTTATCGGATGACGGTGGCGCAGCTGTTACTTTGCATGGTATGAAAGAAGCTTGGAGGTTTGCAAAATCTTGGCTACCATTTTGTAAGAAGTATGGAATCAAGACAAGATGTCCCAAGGCTTACTTTTCAGCAACATCCAAGGACGATGATAGCTTTGGAAGCTCTAATGAGTTCATGGCAGACAGGCAAATAATTCAG gaaaaatacgaggattttaaGGAACGTGTGATGAGGTTTCGAGAAGATTTCGTCTTGGAAGAGACGAAAAGTGATATTACAGGTCGAGATCATCCTGCTCTTGTTGAG GTGATACAAGATAATTCGAATGAGGAAGCTCCGAAAGATGAAGCTAATAAGATGCCCCTTCTTGTTTACGTTTCTCGTGAGAAGAGGCCTTCTCATCCTCACCATTTCAAGGCTGGAGCCCTTAACGTCCTT CTTAGGGTCTCTGGGGTGATAAGCAATTCTCCTCATATACTAGTGCTGGACTGTGACATGTATTGCAACGACCCAACTTCGGCTAGGCAAGCGATGTGTTTCTTCTTTGATCCTAATATCTCTTCCTCGCTGGCATTTGTTCAATTCCCTCAGAGGTTTCATAACATTAGCAAACATGATATCTATGACAGTCAGCTAAGATCCACTTTCGGG ATACTATGGCAAGGTTTAGATGGGCTGAAGGGACCAGTCTTGTCTGGCACTGGCTTTTATATCAAGAGGAACTCACTCTATGGCGATTCTATGCTAAAAG GTTGTAACCTTCCTGAACTTAGAGACACTTTCGGCTTATCAAATGAATTCGTAAATTCCATTCGACAAAACTACAAGGCTAAGCCGATGAGTTATGGGAGCGTTTCCAGCATGTTGCTTCATGAGATTAGAATTTTAGCCTCATGTGACTATCCAAGACACACAAAATGGGGTGAAGAGGCAT GTTTTTTGTACCATTCAGTCGCGGAAGATTTCTTCACAGGTTTCATTTTACACTGCAAAGGCTGGTTATCAGTCTATCTTAACCCATCGAGGCCGCAATTTTTGGGCACTTCTATCACAAATTTAAATGACCTACTGATTCAAGGCACCAGATGGAGCTCGGGGGTGGTTGAAGTTGGTCTTTCAAAGTTTTGCCCTCTTGTATATGGAACTTTGAGGATGTCTTTCCTTGAGAGCTTATGCTATGCAGAAATTTCACTTTTCCCTCTTTTCTACTGTTTGCCTTTATGGTGTTTTGCTACCATCCCCCAACTTTGTCTGCTAAATGGAATCCCGTTGTACCCGAAG GTTTCGAGTTCATTCTTCATtgtattttcattcattttcctATCAGCCGTATCCAAACATTTGTACGAGGTCCTCAAAAGTGGAGGGTCAATCAATACATTGGTATACGAACAAAGATTATGGATGATGAAGTCAGTTTCGACTCACACTTATGGGAGTTTGGATGCTGTCATGAAAAGGATAGGAGTAAAGGAAGCCAGTTTCTTGCCGACCAATAAGGCTGCTGATGAAGAAAAGTTCAAGCTCTACCAAATGGgtaaatttgatttcaaaacatcatCAATGTTGCTTGTTCCTATGGTTACGGTCATAATCTTGAACATGGCATCATTTGTTCTGGGAGTGATCAGAATTATCATTGCTGGCAATTGGGACAGTATGGTTGTCCAAGTTTTCCTTTCATCTTACATCTTAGTTATGAATTCTGCAATTATTGAAGGAATGACCATAAGGAAGGACAAGGGATGCATTCCATTATCAGTTACTGTGCTCTCTACTGTATTTTCGATAATTTTCTTGTGTCTGGgatctttctttttaatgtattaa
- the LOC118061554 gene encoding FHA domain-containing protein At4g14490, whose product MEPPILKLTMVRGPREGETLEFRPGCTVRIGRVVRGNNFPIKDAGISSKHLAIVSESGKWSLQDLDSSNGTTLNSTTLSPYKSFDLRDGDTIKLGELTSILVQFNVHEETSQLRRNPSRRAKESTKVGSVAANRSRRGNEEERENAENLEEENAEKLEVKSEVIVPENRGRGRPRGAKALGKELDRVVPAEAKRMNLRSTRSRKNEECVVLENLGVDCGELGKKVRGGRGRIKNLQEVPAENVQCDVVDVKENVDLAMNAQEEVKEVANEKKVETVEDVHEEITEKETSFGEKCNDTAKGNDAKDGDVSEAQVSANENLEKGKELSDLEKMTLEEWFNSMEVDLPKQILEVTEEMVEGMRRKAERVREYMIEQKRKQGVGTVG is encoded by the coding sequence ATGGAACCCCCAATACTGAAATTGACAATGGTGCGAGGTCCTAGAGAAGGCGAAACCCTAGAATTCAGACCCGGATGCACTGTCCGAATCGGCCGGGTTGTCCGCGGCAACAACTTCCCTATCAAAGACGCCGGAATCTCCTCAAAGCACCTCGCAATCGTATCCGAATCAGGTAAATGGAGTCTCCAAGACCTTGATTCCTCCAACGGCACCACTCTCAACTCCACTACCCTCTCTCCCTACAAATCCTTCGATCTCCGCGACGGCGACACCATCAAACTCGGGGAGTTAACTTCGATCCTCGTCCAATTCAACGTTCACGAGGAAACCTCGCAGTTGAGACGCAATCCGAGTAGACGTGCTAAAGAATCAACTAAAGTAGGATCTGTCGCAGCGAATCGGAGCCGCAGAGGAAatgaagaggagagagagaatgcTGAAAATTTGGAGGAAGAGAATGCTGAGAAATTGGAGGTAAAAAGTGAGGTGATAGTTCCGGAGAACAGGGGAAGAGGGAGACCGAGGGGTGCTAAGGCTTTGGGGAAGGAATTGGATAGGGTGGTTCCTGCCGAGGCAAAGAGAATGAATTTGAGGAGTACTAGAAGTAGAAAGAACGAGGAATGTGTTGTTTTGGAGAATTTGGGAGTCGATTGTGGTGAATTGGGTAAAAAAGTGCGTGGAGGTAGGGGGAGGATAAAGAATTTACAGGAAGTGCCAGCGGAGAATGTTCAATGTGATGTTGTGGATGTTAAGGAGAATGTTGATTTAGCGATGAATGCACAAGAAGAGGTGAAAGAGGTTGCTAATGAGAAGAAAGTTGAGACCGTGGAAGATGTCCACGAGGAGATCACGGAAAAGGAAACGAGTTTTGGAGAAAAGTGTAATGACACAGCCAAGGGGAATGATGCTAAGGACGGTGATGTTAGTGAGGCACAAGTTAGTGCCAATGAGAATTTGGAGAAGGGGAAGGAATTATCGGATTTGGAGAAGATGACACTGGAGGAGTGGTTTAATTCTATGGAGGTGGATTTGCCAAAGCAGATATTAGAGGTCACGGAGGAGATGGTTGAAGGGATGAGAAGGAAGGCAGAGCGAGTTCGGGAGTATATGATAGAGCAGAAGAGAAAACAGGGTGTAGGGACTGTGGGCTAG